A single genomic interval of Acetobacteroides hydrogenigenes harbors:
- the argB gene encoding acetylglutamate kinase → MITIVKIGGNVIDNPALLSDFLDKFAQIDGPKVLIHGGGKIATELSLRLGVEPQLVDGRRITNAETIDIVTMVYAGLVNKKMVAALQARGCNAIGLSGADANIICGVQRPKEPVDFGFVADLNENSVHDDHLKQLLYDGFTPVFSAIVHDGKGNLLNCNADTIASAIAVALSKKGDTKLVYCFEKKGVLKDINDDSSVISLIKKDEFGELVSTGVVAKGMLPKLQNSFDALAKGVGSVVITQAEDVLTASGAPLACGTTLSL, encoded by the coding sequence ATGATCACAATAGTAAAAATAGGCGGCAACGTGATCGACAATCCGGCGCTGCTATCCGATTTCCTCGACAAGTTTGCCCAGATTGATGGCCCTAAGGTGCTTATCCACGGCGGAGGCAAGATTGCCACAGAGCTATCGCTAAGGCTGGGCGTAGAGCCCCAGCTGGTGGATGGCCGCCGCATCACCAATGCCGAAACCATCGACATCGTAACCATGGTGTACGCCGGATTGGTGAACAAGAAGATGGTGGCTGCGCTTCAGGCTCGCGGGTGTAACGCCATCGGTCTTTCGGGGGCCGATGCCAACATCATCTGCGGCGTTCAGCGCCCAAAGGAGCCAGTCGACTTTGGCTTCGTAGCAGATCTGAACGAGAATAGCGTGCACGACGACCACCTCAAGCAGCTGCTCTACGACGGGTTCACCCCCGTATTCTCGGCAATCGTGCACGATGGCAAGGGCAACCTGCTCAACTGCAATGCCGACACCATCGCCTCGGCCATCGCCGTGGCGCTATCGAAGAAGGGCGACACCAAGCTGGTGTACTGCTTCGAGAAGAAGGGCGTGCTGAAGGACATCAACGACGATAGCTCGGTTATCAGCCTAATTAAAAAGGATGAATTCGGTGAGCTTGTCAGCACGGGTGTTGTTGCTAAAGGTATGCTCCCCAAGCTGCAAAACTCGTTCGATGCGCTTGCCAAGGGCGTAGGCTCGGTGGTTATCACCCAAGCCGAGGATGTGCTTACCGCCTCTGGTGCGCCACTCGCCTGCGGAACAACGCTGAGCCTGTAG
- a CDS encoding YraN family protein, which translates to MNELGAKGEELAILYLRTNGFKVLFTNWRYGHKEVDIIAEKNNVLHFVEVKARSQFYLDEPKLAVVRKKQNNIIIAADAFMQQRNDGREASFDIVSIVFYKNHHELEFIENAFEPNF; encoded by the coding sequence ATGAATGAGTTAGGGGCAAAGGGCGAGGAACTTGCAATCCTGTATCTTCGCACTAATGGCTTTAAAGTTCTTTTTACGAACTGGCGCTACGGTCACAAGGAGGTTGATATTATTGCCGAAAAGAATAATGTGCTGCACTTTGTTGAGGTAAAGGCGCGTAGCCAATTCTATCTGGATGAACCTAAGTTGGCAGTTGTCCGAAAAAAGCAGAACAACATCATCATTGCTGCCGATGCTTTTATGCAGCAGCGAAATGATGGTCGCGAGGCCAGCTTTGATATCGTCAGCATTGTTTTTTACAAAAATCATCATGAATTGGAGTTCATTGAGAATGCCTTTGAGCCCAACTTTTGA
- the argH gene encoding argininosuccinate lyase translates to MKLWQKSYQVDQSIDTFTVGDDRELDLYLAKYDVLGSLAHTHMLEKVGLLSASDLEQVQKGLKEIYNEIEEGNFTIEPDVEDIHSQVELLLTRRLGDVGKKIHSGRSRNDQVLVDIKMFLRSEVMRVVYSYKELFDLLQELSNEHKDKLLPGYTHLQLAMPSSFGMWFGAYAEAITDDMEVLLAAYNSANKNPLGSAAGYGSTFPLDRQLTTDLLGFETLNYNAVFAQMSRGKTERNVAFAIAAVAGTLSKLAYDVVLYMNQNFGFISFPDELTTGSSIMPHKKNPDVFELVRGKCNVLQSLPNELMLLTSNLPSGYHRDLQLTKDVIFPAFNKIVDCINITTYMLSQVQVKEGLLDDEKYDVLFSVDAVNNLVVEGKPFRDAYKIVGGDIAEGKFKRPEQLNYQHLGSIGNLANDQIAQLMEMKLAQFSFDKVSSAIEELVR, encoded by the coding sequence ATGAAACTTTGGCAAAAGAGCTATCAGGTAGACCAGTCCATTGACACCTTTACGGTGGGCGACGACCGCGAGCTAGACCTCTACCTAGCAAAATACGACGTGCTAGGCTCGTTGGCGCACACCCACATGCTCGAAAAGGTAGGCTTGCTCTCGGCATCCGACCTAGAACAGGTGCAAAAAGGGTTGAAGGAGATCTACAACGAAATAGAGGAGGGGAACTTTACCATCGAACCCGATGTTGAGGATATCCACTCGCAGGTAGAGCTGCTGCTCACCCGTCGATTGGGTGATGTGGGCAAGAAGATTCACAGCGGACGCTCGCGCAACGATCAGGTTTTGGTCGATATTAAGATGTTCCTCCGCAGCGAGGTAATGCGAGTAGTGTACAGCTACAAGGAGCTGTTCGACCTTTTGCAGGAGCTAAGCAACGAGCATAAGGATAAGCTGCTGCCCGGTTACACCCACCTTCAGCTGGCTATGCCATCGTCGTTTGGGATGTGGTTTGGCGCCTATGCCGAAGCTATCACCGACGATATGGAGGTGCTGTTGGCTGCGTACAATTCGGCAAACAAGAATCCACTTGGCTCGGCAGCTGGCTACGGATCAACATTTCCGCTGGACAGGCAGCTGACAACAGACCTCTTAGGTTTCGAAACGCTAAACTACAACGCCGTATTTGCCCAAATGAGCCGTGGCAAAACCGAGCGCAACGTGGCCTTTGCCATTGCTGCTGTTGCCGGTACGCTCTCCAAGCTAGCCTACGACGTGGTGCTGTATATGAACCAGAACTTCGGCTTCATCTCCTTCCCCGACGAGCTGACCACAGGATCGAGCATCATGCCGCATAAGAAGAACCCCGATGTATTCGAACTGGTGAGGGGCAAGTGCAACGTCCTACAGTCGCTTCCCAACGAGCTGATGCTGCTCACCAGCAACCTGCCATCGGGCTACCACCGCGACCTGCAGCTTACCAAGGACGTCATCTTCCCAGCCTTCAACAAGATTGTTGACTGCATCAACATAACCACCTACATGCTCTCGCAGGTTCAGGTAAAAGAAGGCTTACTCGACGACGAAAAGTACGACGTGCTCTTTAGCGTCGATGCCGTAAATAACCTTGTAGTAGAGGGTAAACCGTTCCGCGATGCCTATAAGATTGTAGGGGGCGATATTGCCGAGGGTAAGTTTAAGCGACCAGAGCAGCTAAACTACCAGCATCTGGGTAGCATCGGAAATCTTGCCAACGATCAAATAGCCCAGTTAATGGAAATGAAGCTGGCGCAGTTTAGCTTCGATAAGGTGAGTTCCGCAATCGAAGAGCTTGTTAGATAA
- a CDS encoding M20 family metallo-hydrolase produces the protein MDYKNLSNGAIELLKLLISTQSFSGEEGTVADLMNHYLTSRGIKTQRYLNNVWAVNEDFDPKKPTVLLNSHLDTVRPNTGYTRNPFEPTVEGDKLFGLGSNDAGGCLVSLAATFTHFYHQKGMKYNIAFAATAEEENSGKNGLECVLPLLPPIDFAIVGEPTQMHLAVAEKGLMVLDCVAHGKSGHAARNEGVNAIFKAIEDISWLNTYRFPVVSDYLGEVKMSVTMINAGTQHNVVPDRCSFVVDVRLTDAYTLEEVFEFIKQNIKSDVTCRSMRLRPSKIDISHPIVQAGLALGRTTYGSPTTSDQALVDSPSLKLGPGDSARSHTADEFVYLSEIHEGVELYIKMLEKVIL, from the coding sequence ATGGACTACAAAAATCTCTCAAACGGTGCCATCGAGCTGCTGAAGCTGCTCATCTCTACCCAGTCGTTCAGCGGCGAGGAGGGAACGGTAGCCGATTTGATGAACCACTACCTCACCTCGCGCGGCATAAAAACGCAGCGTTACCTGAATAATGTTTGGGCGGTTAACGAGGATTTCGATCCCAAGAAGCCCACCGTGCTGCTCAACTCGCACCTCGACACGGTGCGCCCCAACACGGGCTACACCCGCAACCCGTTCGAGCCAACGGTGGAGGGCGATAAGCTCTTCGGTTTGGGCAGCAACGATGCCGGTGGATGCTTGGTGTCGCTGGCAGCAACCTTCACCCACTTCTACCATCAAAAGGGGATGAAGTACAACATCGCTTTTGCCGCAACGGCCGAGGAGGAGAACTCGGGCAAGAACGGCCTAGAGTGCGTGCTACCGCTGCTGCCCCCCATCGACTTTGCCATTGTGGGCGAGCCCACGCAGATGCACCTAGCCGTTGCCGAAAAGGGGCTGATGGTGCTCGACTGCGTGGCGCACGGCAAGTCGGGGCACGCTGCCCGCAACGAAGGGGTCAACGCCATCTTCAAAGCGATAGAGGATATCAGCTGGCTCAACACCTACCGCTTCCCTGTAGTGTCCGACTATCTGGGCGAGGTAAAGATGAGCGTAACCATGATAAACGCCGGAACGCAGCACAACGTGGTGCCCGACCGCTGCTCGTTTGTGGTGGATGTTCGCCTTACCGACGCCTACACGTTGGAGGAGGTGTTCGAGTTCATCAAGCAGAACATCAAGAGCGATGTCACCTGCCGCTCTATGCGCCTACGTCCGTCGAAGATTGATATTTCGCACCCCATCGTACAGGCCGGATTGGCACTGGGGCGCACCACCTACGGATCGCCAACCACCTCCGATCAGGCGCTGGTCGACTCGCCATCGCTCAAGCTCGGTCCCGGCGACAGCGCCCGTTCGCACACCGCCGACGAGTTTGTGTACCTCTCCGAAATCCACGAAGGCGTGGAGCTGTACATCAAGATGCTGGAGAAGGTTATTCTTTAG
- a CDS encoding MmcQ/YjbR family DNA-binding protein, which yields MNIEELREYCLSKSGVTECLPFDEVTLVFKVAGKMFLLTNLDGDFSINIKNTSEKVIEMKEEHSSVLPGYHMNKTYWVTVLVDGTIPDSIIYRWIDESYLEVALKLPKKVRNELGIES from the coding sequence ATGAACATAGAAGAGCTACGCGAATACTGCCTATCCAAGTCTGGAGTTACCGAATGCCTCCCATTCGATGAGGTTACGCTGGTATTTAAAGTTGCTGGCAAGATGTTCCTACTTACCAATCTTGATGGAGATTTTAGCATCAACATAAAGAATACGTCCGAAAAAGTAATAGAAATGAAGGAGGAGCATTCGTCGGTGCTCCCTGGTTATCATATGAACAAAACCTACTGGGTAACGGTGCTGGTTGATGGTACTATACCCGATAGCATCATTTATAGGTGGATTGATGAATCGTACCTTGAGGTTGCCCTTAAGCTTCCCAAGAAGGTTCGAAACGAGTTGGGTATCGAATCCTAA